In Rutidosis leptorrhynchoides isolate AG116_Rl617_1_P2 chromosome 2, CSIRO_AGI_Rlap_v1, whole genome shotgun sequence, one genomic interval encodes:
- the LOC139888511 gene encoding uncharacterized protein — MIPDLQKDLEHHDAFEMLKQLKEMFQQQARQQCFETVRALHACKMTEGTSISSYVLKMKSYIDQLERLGSSIGPELAINLILNSLPKSYDQFVLNYNMNNLEKSISEFHLMLKIAEKNIPSKTSEVLMIREGKIKKPQAKGKGKGKAKSQGNYKGKKFVPKDSVKKKEKPAKDATCFHCGEIGHWKRNCPTYLADLKKTKASNASTLGIYMIELFAFSSNSWVFDTGCGTHICNNVQGLRKIKKLKPGDLVLHVGNGAHVAVVAIGTYELLLPNGLYLILNNCYYVPSLTRNIISAARLYESGYSYAFPNGNISVFNKDVFYFEARPHNGIYEVWGCEAHVRQETSNKLDPRSIKCIFVGYPKDSMGYYFYNPTENKVFVSRHATFLEKEFLLNKASGSNVELEEIQEPQYITPDVGTSYQQIVEEPKPLVSQEPEVTQDIRRSSRPRHSPQRYDDIFLVDESEPTNYKDATLDPESKKWNETMNEEMQSMYDNEVWDLVDLPPDSKAVGSKWIF; from the exons ATGATTCCAGACTTGCAAAAGGACCTGGAACATCATGATGCCTTTGAGATGCTTAAGCAGCTAAAGgaaatgttccaacaacaagctaGGCAACAATGCTTTGAAACTGTCAGAGCGTTACACGCATGCAAGATGACAGAGGGGACATCTATAAGCTCTTATGTTCTAAAAATGAAGAGCTACATAGATCAACTTGAGAGGCTTGGATCTTCTATTGGTCCTGAGTTGGCAATAAACTTGATCCTCAACTCACTACCAAAGTCATATGACCAGTTCGTCTTGAACTACAATATGAACAATTTGGAGAAATCTATCTCAGAGTTTCATTTAATGCTTAAGATTGCCGAGAAGAATATTCCATCCAAAACCTCTGAAGTCCTCATGATTCGGGAAGGAAAAATCAAGAAGCCACAAGCCAAAGGCAAAGGTAAAGGCAAAGCTAAGAGTCAGGGCAACTACAAAGGAAAAAAGTTTGTCCCAAAGGATTCTGTCAAGAAGAAAGAAAAACCTGCCAAAGATGCCACTTGTTTCCATTGTGGAGAAATTGGTCATTGGAAGCGAAACTGCCCGACTTACCTTGCAGATCTGAAGAAGACAAAGGCTAGCAATGCTAGCACCTTAGGTATCTATATGATAGAACTATTTGCTTTCTCTAGTAATTCATGGgtatttgatactggttgtggaactcacatttgtaatAATGTGCAGGGACTAAGAAAGATTAAGAAGCTGAAACCAGGCGATTTGGTATTGCATGTTGGCAACGGAGCACATGTTGCGGTCGTAGCAATAGGCACTTATGAACTTTTATTACCAAATGGCctgtatttaatattaaataattgttattATGTCCCTAGTCTAACTAGGAACATTATTTCAGCTGCACGTTTGTATGAATCTGGTTACTCGTATGCTTTTCCTAATGGTAATATTTCAGTTTTCAATAAAGATGTTTTTTATTTTGAGGCACGGCCTCACAATGGCATATATGAAG TTTGGGGTTGCGAAGCTCATGTTCGACAAGAAACTTCCAACAAACTTGATCCCAGATCTATCAAATGCatttttgtgggatacccaaaggattctatgggatattatttctacaaTCCTACCGAGAACAAAGTGTTTGTTTCTAGACACGCTACTTTTCTAGAAAAGGAGTTTCTATTAAATAAAGCAAGTGGGAGTAATGTagaacttgaagaaattcaagaaccacaaTATATCACACCTGATGTTGGCACTAGCTATCAACAAATTGTTGAAGAACCTAAACCATTGGTTTCTCAGGAACCTGAAgtaacacaagacattcgtagatctagtagacctCGTCATAGTCCCCAAAGATATGACGATATTTTCTTAGTGGATGAAAGTGAGCCCACTAACTACAAAGATGCTACATTAGATCCTGAATCTAAGAAATGGAATGAAACCATGAATGAAGAGATGCAGTCCATGTATGACAACGAAGTATGGGACTTAGTTGATCTACCTCCTGATAGCAAAGCTGTTGGGAGCAAATGGATTTTCTAG